In a genomic window of Fundidesulfovibrio soli:
- a CDS encoding efflux RND transporter periplasmic adaptor subunit: MRHLLLPFVAVFLLFNSAVVHSQTTKPSDAPPPPDVEVVAVTQKDVPIYGEWVASLDGLINASIRAQVQGYLVKQNYKEGDFVAKGTTLFEIDPRPFEATVSEAKAVLAKYEAVLRTHQATLKRILPLAAAKALSQKDKDDATGAVQAAEAQVLAAKASLQRAQLDLDFCKIASPIDGIAGISQVQIGDLVGTQQNSVLTTVSTVNPIKAYISISEAEYLGAAQKKGSTQVAPPQIPLELILADGTTWKEKGRVSFADRHVDPSTGTLKVAALFPNPDNFLRPGQFAKVRALTQTQSGALLVPQRAVSELQGKYQVAVVDQNNVVHIKQVKVGERVDQMWMVLQGLKPGDLVVSEGLTKIRDGIVVNPKVKK; the protein is encoded by the coding sequence GTGAGACATCTATTGTTGCCGTTCGTTGCAGTCTTTTTGTTGTTCAACAGCGCTGTCGTCCACTCACAAACGACCAAGCCCTCCGATGCCCCGCCCCCTCCAGACGTCGAGGTGGTGGCAGTCACCCAGAAAGACGTCCCCATTTACGGCGAATGGGTGGCCTCGCTGGACGGCCTGATAAACGCGTCCATTCGCGCCCAGGTCCAGGGCTATCTGGTCAAGCAGAACTACAAGGAAGGGGATTTCGTCGCCAAGGGCACCACGCTCTTCGAAATCGACCCGCGCCCCTTCGAGGCCACTGTGAGCGAGGCCAAGGCCGTTCTGGCCAAATACGAAGCTGTGCTCAGAACCCACCAGGCAACGCTGAAAAGGATCCTGCCGCTCGCCGCAGCCAAAGCCCTCAGCCAGAAGGACAAGGACGACGCGACAGGCGCGGTGCAGGCTGCGGAAGCGCAGGTGCTGGCCGCCAAGGCATCCCTCCAGCGGGCCCAACTGGACCTTGATTTCTGCAAGATTGCCTCGCCCATCGACGGCATCGCGGGCATCTCCCAGGTTCAGATCGGCGACCTCGTGGGCACGCAGCAGAACAGCGTCCTGACCACAGTCTCCACGGTGAACCCCATCAAGGCGTACATTTCCATCAGCGAGGCCGAATACCTCGGCGCGGCCCAGAAAAAGGGATCGACACAGGTCGCCCCGCCTCAGATTCCTCTAGAGTTGATCCTGGCCGACGGGACCACATGGAAGGAGAAGGGGCGAGTTTCTTTCGCCGATCGCCATGTGGACCCCAGCACGGGTACTTTGAAGGTGGCCGCCTTGTTCCCTAATCCGGACAACTTCCTGCGCCCCGGACAGTTCGCCAAGGTCCGCGCGCTCACCCAGACCCAGTCAGGCGCCCTGCTTGTGCCTCAGCGCGCCGTCAGCGAACTTCAGGGCAAATACCAGGTCGCCGTGGTTGACCAGAACAACGTCGTCCACATCAAACAGGTGAAAGTGGGAGAACGTGTCGACCAGATGTGGATGGTGCTGCAGGGGCTCAAGCCTGGCGATCTTGTGGTCTCCGAAGGCTTGACCAAGATTCGCGACGGGATAGTGGTCAACCCGAAAGTCAAGAAGTAG